The DNA region CGCCGATCAGAGCCACTTCACGCGCGCCTTCCGAAGCCGCACCGGTGTCACGCCGCAGCGCTACCGGTCGACTGCCCGGGAGTGAGGGAACCCCCCGGGCGGCGCAAGTTCCAGCTTCAGTGGACCTGGATGTTCCCTCCTCCCAGCGGGTGGGGTCCGAAGTTCGGGTTGGGCACCTTGCTCGCGGCGCAGAAGGCGTTGTTCGCCGCCTCGTTCCCGAACCCGGAGAGGGTGCTCACGTCGTTCCAGCCGTTCGCTCCCTCACCGTTGTCGATGGACTGGAACCAGATGTAGCCCCCGATCGCCGTCGGGTCGTTGCTCGCGTCGATGCGCCCTCCCCACTTCGCGCGGTTCTGAGTCAGCGGGGGAACGTCGGGGGTGCGCTGGAGGACCGGCGTGTCGTAGACGTTGAAGCAGGTGACGGGGCCGCTGAACTTGTAGACGGCCCCGTCCGCCGCCTGCTCGTAGGTGTACCAGCCGCTCACCGAGCCATCCGCATCGCGCTTCGCGTTGAACGTCACCCGGTTTTCGATCGGCGTCGTGGTCCCGAAGATCCCGCCGTTGAAGTTCGGATCGACGGTGAAGTGGTAACCGCCCGTCGCGATCAGGACGTGACCGTTGCCGGCCACGCCCGCAGGCGCCGGCGCCAGGCTCTGATCCTCGGCCTCGCCGACCGCGCCGGCCCGCGCGGGCGTCGCCGCGCCGATCCCGATCACCAGCACCGCCGAAAGCGCCGCCATGAAAACCCCTTTCCTGCTCATGCCGTTCTCCTTTCCTCGTTGGGAGGGCATCCGCCCTGCTCGAGCGGAAAGGTACGCGGGAAGCGCGGCGTGTCTTGAAAGCCACTCAACACGCGTGGTACCGGAGCAACATCTCTTGATGCGGCCGTCGGTGCCGGGTACGATGAAACATCCAACGGAGGTGCGAGATGCCCACACCGCAGCCCGGCATCATTCCCGGCGGCAACGCCCACGCCTGCTTCGTCGTCCTGCGAGTCGCGCCCACCGCGACGAGGAGCGCCGCCGCCGCTTTGAACCGAGCGCAGGCGGAATCTCTCGAGATCGCGGCGCTCGACTCGCGCGCGCGCCTCGTCATGAACGTCGGCGTGGGCCCCGAGATGTGGGACCGCCTCTCGCCGACCGTCCGGCCGAAGGGGCTTCGCCCGTTCAAGTCCCTGCGCGCGGAGGGGAGGAGCGCCCCATCCACGGGCGGCGATGTCCTTCTCCACATCGCCTCGTTGCGTCACGACATGAACTTCGAGCTCGCCTCGCGCCTCGTTCGATCCATGGAGGGCGCCGAGGTCGCCGAGGAGGCCCATGGCTTCCGCTACCTCGACTCGCGCGACCTCACGGGCTTCATCGACGGCACCGAGAACCCGGTCGGCGAGGCGCGGGCGGCCGTCGCGCTCATCGGCGACGAGGACGCGCGCTTCGCGGGGGGGTCGTACGCCGCGACGCAGCGCTACGTCCACGATCTGGCGGCCTGGAGACGGGTGCCGGTGGCGGAGCAGGAGGGGATCGTCGGCCGGACAAAGCCCGACAGCGTGGAGCTGGATGAGCGCCGGATGCCGGCGACATCGCACGTGAGCCGGACCGTCATCAAGGCGGACGGCGTGGAGCTGAAGATCCTCAGGCACTCGTACCCGTACGGGACGCTTCGCGAGTCCGGGCTCTTCTTCATCGCCTACGGGAAGACGCTCGACAATTTCGAGTCGATGCTGGCGCGCATGATGGGCACCAGCGGGGACGGCGGGCGCGATCGCCTGATGGAGTTCAGCCGCGCCGTGACCGGGGCGACCTTCTTCGTCCCATCGATGGAAGTGCTGGCATCCCTGGGGAAGTGAGCGGCGTGGCGGAAATCGACCCCATCTGCGGGATGACGGTCGATCCGAAGACCGCTCGCTCGGCGAAGGGACCTGACGGCCGCACCTACTATTTCTGCGCGCCGCGTTGTCTGGAACGGTTCGTGTCCGGCGCCCTTCCCCGTCCCGCGGCGCCCGCGGTCATGACGATCGGCAAGATCGGTTCCACGCCGAAGCCCGCGGCGGTCGGGAGCGTCGAGGCGCGCCCGTTCACGTGCCCGATGCACCCGGAGATCGTGAAGCAGGGCCCCGGCGCCTGCCCGATCTGCGGGATGGCCCTCGAGCCGGTCGAGGTGGCGGCCGGGCCCGAGGGGAACCCCGAGCTCGACGCGATGACGCGCCGGCTCAAGATCGCCGCAGCCCTCGCGCTCCCGCTGCTGGTCCTCGAGATGGCGCCGATGATCCCCGGCGTCCCGGCGCACGACGGGCTGGGCGCGACCTCGGGCGCGTGGCTCCAGCTCCTCCTCGCGACGCCCGTCGTGCTCTGGTGCGGCCTCCCCTTCTGGGAGCGCGGGTGGGCCTCGGTCGTGAACCGCTCGCCCAACATGTTCACGCTGATCGCGATGGGGATCGGCGTCGCGTACGGCTCCAGCCTCGCCGCGACGATCGCTCCCTGGATCTTCCCGCCCGCCTTCCGCGAAGCCGACGGATCGGTCCCTCTCTACTTCGAGGCGGCGGCCGTCATCACCGCGCTCGTCCTCGTGGGCCAGGTCCTCGAGCTCGGGGCCCGCGACAGGACCGGCTCCGCGATACGGGCGCTCCTGGGCCTCAGGCCGAGAACGTCGCGCCGTCTCGACGCGGCCGGGGGCGAGGAGGAGATCCCGACCGAGCACGTGATGCCCGGCGATCACCTCCGCATCCGCCCCGGCGAGAAGTTTCCCGTCGACGGCGCCGTCCTCGAGGGGACGGGCACGGTCGACGAGTCGATGCTCACCGGTGAGCCCGTACCGGTCGCGAAGGTGGCCGGTGCGCGCCTCGCCGCCGGGACGATCAACGGGACGGGGAGCTTCGTGATGCGCGCCGAGCGCGTCGGCCGCGACACCCTTCTCGCGCAGATCGTGAAGCTGGTCACCGAATCCCAGCGCAGCCGCGCGCCGATCCAGCGCCTCGCGGATTCCGTCGCCGCGTGGTTCGTGCCGGCGGTCGTCGTGGCGGCCGGTATCACATTCGGAGTGTGGGCCACGTTCGGCCCCGACCCGCGCCTCGCGCACGCCCTCGCGGCCGCCGTCGCGGTGCTCATCATCGCGTGCCCGTGCGCCCTCGGCCTCGCAACTCCGATGTCGATCCTTGTCGGCGCCGGCCGCGGCGCCATGGCGGGCGTCCTCGTGCGGAACGCCGAGGCCCTCGAGCGGCTGGAGAAGGTCGACACGCTCCTCGTGGACAAGACCGGCACGCTGACCGACGGGAAGCCGAAGGTCGTCGCGATCAAGGCGGCCGCCTCCGAGACCGAAGTCCTGAGCCTCGCCGCCGCCGTCGGCGCGGCCAGCGAGCACCCGCTTTCCGGCGCGATCCTCGCCGCCGCCCGCGAGCGGTCCCTCGCCATCCCCCCCGCCACGGAGTTCGAGTCGATCACCGGGAAGGGAATCCGCGGGCGCGTCGAGGGGCGCCGCGTCGCCGTCGGCAGCCGCGCCCTCCTCGACGACGCGCCCGCGACGGATGCCGCCGGGCTTCTCGAGGGCGCCGAGGAGTTCCGCAGCCACGGCTGGACCGCTGTCTTCGTCGTCGTCGACGGATCGGTCGCGGGGCTTCTCGCGATCTCGGATCCGGTGAAGACCTCCACGCGCCCTGCCCTGCGCGCCCTGAAGGCCGAGGGGCTGCGCGTCGTGATGGTGACGGGGGACGGCGTGACCACGGCCCTCGCGATCGGGAAGGAGCTGGGGATCGACGACGTCATGGCGGGGGTGCTCCCCGCCGAGAAGGCGGACGTCGTGGCGAGGCTTCAGCGCGAGGGGCACGTCGTGGCGATGGCCGGCGACGGCATCAATGACGCTCCGGCCCTCGCGCGCGCCGACGTGGGCATCGCGATGGGGACGGGGACGGACGTCGCGATCGAGAGCGCGTCGATCACCCTCCTTCACGGCGATCTCGCGGGAATCGCTCGGGCGCGGCGTCTCTCGCGCGCGACGATGGGGAACATCCGGCAGAACCTCTGGCTCGCCTTCGGCTACAACGTCCTGGCCGTGCCGATCGCCGCGGGAGCGCTGTATCCGGTCTTCGGGTTGCTGCTGTCGCCGATGATCGCGAGCGCGGCGATGAGCTTCTCTTCCGTCTCGGTGATCGCGAACGCCTTGAGGCTGCGGAGGGTGGTGCTGTGAGACATCTCGCGTGGATCTCCCTCGTTCTCCTGACCGCAGCGTGCGTCGCCCCCACGTCGCCGCTCACCGAACCGGTCCCGCCGAGCGCGCCGTCGTCCCCGGTGGTCGGCGTGGCCGGGTTCGAGCTCCACGACGGCTTCTGGATGAACCTGCACCACGCCCTCTTCGAGCAGGGGCTCAAGAAGAGCCGGGGCGCGAAAACGGAGTCGCTCTGCGGGCGACCGTTGATCAGCCGGGAGCTCGTGGCGTGGGACGCGGCGATCGAGTTCTATCGCGCCAACTACGCGACGCGCGATCTCCTCTTCGACGATGCGCTCTCCTCGATCAAGACGGCGCTCGCGGCGATCGACGACGGGTCGGTGGTGACCGAGCCTCTTCCGGCGGATCTCGCCTCGATCCTCGCTGCGGCGGCGCCGATCTACCGCGGCTGCGGCTGGGAGACCCAGCGCGCGGCGAACGAGAGGTGGATCTCCGAGTTGAAGCCGAAGCTCGAGCGCGACGGCCCGTCGGTCGAACAGCGTCTTTCCGACGTCTACCGCGCGCCGTGGCCGGGGCGGATCCGCGTCGACGTCGTCGGCTATGCGAGCTGGTCGGGGGCGTACACGACGCTCCATCCGGTGCACTCGGTGATCTCGGGCTCCGAACCGGGGCAACAGGGCCTCACCGGGTTCGAGATCGTCTTCCACGAGGCGTCGCACGCCCTCATCGGACCGAACGACGGGATGATCACGAAAAAGCTGAACGAGGCGTTCAGCGCGCGCGGCGCGAAGGTGCCGCGGGATCTCTGGCACGCGCTCCTCTTCTACTCGACGGGGGAAGTGGTTCGCGACCTCTTCGAGAGGGAGCACCTCGCGCCGTACACGCCGATGGCCTTCGCGGGGGGGCTCTACGACAGGGATCCGAAGTGGAAGGCGTTCGCCGACGCCATGGCGATCCACTGGAAGCCGTACCTGGACGGGAAGAGCGATCTCGACACGGCGGTGCGGGAGTTGGCCGAATCGCTGTAAGTACCAGCCGATTACGTTCATGACCGCCAACCCCCAAGAAGCAGACGGTCTCCCAACTAATCAGCCAAGTCTATCTATGGCGGCGACAGCACTCTCACACTGAAGTGACGGCGAACGCATTTGCCCGACGCGAGCTGACCAGAATCCTCAGTGAACACAGCGGACTGAATTCCATCGAGAACTGCGGTCCGTAGAACATGATCATCGTGGGCTGGGAAGCGACACTTTCTCGCCTTCTCTCTTCGAGACGCCGACCAGTTGTTCAACCAGTTCCAATTTGCGCGCCCCGACCTGTCCGTGAGAAGTTCAAGGAACGCCTTGATGTGGTCATTCCTCGGGCTGATAACCTGACGATCGTACTCCGCGAGCAGCTTGGAGCTTATCAAGACCCGGAGCGAACCTGATTGGATTCGTCCCAAGAGTGCAAGGCGCTTGCGAAACATTCGACCTTCACGCGGCTCAGCAATGAGCGGGGCATTGGCCTTACGCAACACCGTTGTATCGATCACGCAGTCTCGAATCAACGCTTCGCCTTGATTCCGACTTGGCTGGCCATCGCTTTCAAAATCGTCAATCGCTCCTTGGTCGCCTCTTCCATGAATCCCCTTGGCCAACCTGCGACCTGGCCAACTGAATCGATGTCGAGACGTTGGGCGTGGCTCGTCCCGTCTGACCTCGCATCAACGTGGATGAGGCTCACGCTCTCAGGAGTGAGATTGGGGCCCGCGCCATGGCCGCGTCGCTTGCCGAGTATTGCCCGGCGAACTCGCAGCAGAAGATGCTCGCTGTGGGTCTCTACGATAACTTGTCTTCCGCTTGCTACAAGGCCTATCAAGAAGTCGGCCATGGCCAACTGCGCGTCAGGATGGAGATGGATTTCAGGTTCCTGCACAAGAAAGATCGCGCCCGGACGGGTGCGGAGACCTTCGACGATCACTGGGAATGCTTGACTAATTCCAAACCCGACATCCGACAGATTTGCCCAGCGACCGGAATCGCGATCTCGAACCCTGACTTCGAAGATACGCGCAGCTTTCGACAGACGGCGGAGAGGTAGAAGTCTTACCTGGCCCACTTCCCGCAACCAGCGATTCACACTTCTAAACAACTCACCTCGACCCTTGCGTCTTGTGATGTCATCGATCAGAGCAGCAACAACCCTCTCGCCAGAAAGGTCGACGTTCCCTGGGAGAACGCCTTGATACTCGTATCTCCTGTCAGGTTGGCGACGAAAAGCTCCAACAGCCTTCATCTCTCGAAGCATGAAGTCGAAGTCGAGCAGAAGCCGCCGCGCTCGACCTCGTACTCGTTCGCGTGTCTGGTTCGGTTGTTTTCCGAAACCTTCTGAGCCTATTGCCGGAAGGAATCGCCCAACGGAGAATCGAAAGTTCGCAGACTTCTCCCCCCCAAGTCGGTCGTGTCCAATCAGCAGCTCGTACGGACCCCCGGCTCCACGTCCACGGCGAATCTCTAGTGGAGGAACTTCCGGGCTCGTGATCGTTAAGCGATTGATCCGCGGAGGTTGGGGTTCGTCACCGACAAACTCGAACTCAATCTTCCCTGAAGGCCGCTTGTCCCTGGGCTCCGGCTCGAACTCGAACGCCATCTGAATGTGGTTCTTGGCTTGGTGACCATGAACGATGTCAGCGTATGAGCTTACGGAATACAGGGGCCCCCTCGGATTTAGGCGAGGTCCGTACCCAGGCGAGTCGAGCGACTGTCTAAGGAGCAGAAGACTCTGAAGAATCGTTGATTTTCCGGTGTTGTTCCGACCGAAAATCAGCGTCAGCGGCGCGAGACGAATCTCTCCGCTGTCGCTGAATGACTTGAAGTTTCGAAGGTGAATGCTGTTCAGCATTGGTGGGCAAGTTCCAACTCACGCCGAGCGGATCTGCTAACAGCGGAAGTGTTCTGTCAAGGACTGGAGCGTGAATGCCCGATTCTCCGCCTACTCCGTCATCCCCTCGACGAGCACCGGATCGCTCTGCTCCGGGATGCGCGCGCGGCCGTTCGAGTCGATGTAGTGCCCCGAGCGGATCGCCTTCGTCTGGAGGTAGAACCGGTTGTGGTCGTTCGGCGGGATGACGTGGGGGATGCGGCTGCTCACGGTGACGCCGAAGTGTGTGAGCTGCTCGATCTTCCGCGGGTTGTTCGTCATGAGCTGCACGCTCCGGACCGTCAGCGAGTGGATCATGTGCGCCGCGATCGCGTAGTCGCGCTCGTCGTCGCGGAAGCCCAGGGCGACGTTGGCCTCGACGGTGTCGAGCCCCATGTCCTGAAGCGCGTACGCCTTGATCTTGTTGACGAGCCCGATCCCCCGGCCCTCCTGGCGAAGGTAGAGGACCAGCCCCCGATCGAGCGATCCGATGCGACGGAGAGCCTGCTCGAGCTGATCGCGGCAGTCGCAGCGGAACGAGCCGATGACGTCCCCGGTGAGGCACTCGGAGTGGAGCCGCGCCGGGACGTCGGAAGCCCCGAGGATGTCGCCTCGAACGACGGCGACGTGCTCCTTCGCGTCGCGGTTGTTCCAGAAGGCGACGATTCGGAACTCGCCGAACCGGCTCGGGAGATCGGCGACGCCCGCGATCCGGACGCAGACCTTGTGCTCGCCGAACCCCTCGCAGTCGTGATCGCGATCGCGCTCGACCAGATCTTCCAGTCGCGTGATGGGCATGCCCGAGGCCATTCCGCCGCACGGGGTGAGATTCGAGCTCACGGGTGAGTCTCCCATAAAGCCTGACGATAGCTCACGGAAGCTCGGAGGCCCACAGGACCGCCATCTCCGTGACCTCGATGGCTGTTTTCTTCGAGCGCCGCGCCTCCTCGAGGAGGGCAAGGAGATGACGGTATCGTGAGGCTCAGTCTGCCACAGGCGGCGTCAGGAGGCGCGCGGCGGCGGCCAGGTGCCGCGCCACCCTTCGAGGATCCAGATTCTGCGTCGCGAGCCCGCGTCCCGGCCGCGGCCGAGATCGACGGTTTCTCCGGCGCGCACGGACTCGAAGTGGGGCGAGAGAAGCGCGATGGCCCGGGGCGTCGCGCGGTGCTGGCGCAGCACCAGGACGAGCGCATCTCCGGAGCGCGCGCTCTCGGTGAATCCCGGCCAGAAATCGTACTCGTTGGGGCGCCCCGACAGGTTGAGCGCGAAGACCGTCGGGCGATCCGGAAGATTGAACGCGAGCTCGGAGGCATCCTCGTAGTTGTCCGCCGCCACGTGGACGGTGCGCGCCCCCACCGTGCCGAGCGCCGCGCGGGCCTGCGCCGCCCCCTCCGCCAGCGCATCCCAGCCGTACGCGCGCCCGATGGGATCCGACGAGCCGCGGAATCTCACGACCGGGTAGATCGCGTGCGCGTAGATCACGGCGACGAAGATCGCCCCGACCACCGTCCCGATGCGGAGCCACCGGCGCCACGCCGGCCCGCCGGGCGTGATCGCGAGCAGGACGACGCCGGTGAGATACGCGGGCCCCGTCCAGTTGGGCGCCACGGGCTTGCGCAACGCGCTGACGGCGAAGAAGACGGCGGTCGTGTCCGTCAGGATGGCGAGGAGCCGGTGCGGCGCCGGCGGCGCCGACCGGAGCGAGACGATCGTCGCCACGAAGATCATCGTGAGGAGGACCGGAGAGCCGAGCGCCGCCTGCCCCGCGAGAAGTGACAGCTCTCGCGCGAGCCCCGAGCCTCCTTCCCCGCCGAGCCCGTGGTGGAGCTGAAACGCGAACGACGCCCAACCGTTCGCCGCGTTCCACCCGATGACGGGCGTGAAGACCGCGAGGGCCACGATCCCCGAGGCGTAGGGCCAGAGGGTCGCGAGATGGCGGCGCAGTGAGGGGGTCGCGAGCAGCGCGACGAGCAGCCCCGCGGGCATCAGGACGGCGGTGTATTTCGACGCGAGGGCGAGGCCACAGAGGGCTCCGGCCGCCATCCACCACATCGCCGCGCGGCGGCTTCCCGGCGGTTGCTCGACGGCGCGCAGCACGCACGCGAGGGACGCCGCGAGCGCCGCGAGCAGGGGCGCATCGGGCGTCGCGACGACGAGTCCGGCCGCTGCGAAGGGGAGGCACGCGAGGACCAGTGCGGCTCGAAGCGCCGCGCCGTCGCCTCCGAGCCGGCGCGCCATCCACACGACGAGCCCGCACGCGGCGACCCCCGCGAGGATCGGAAAGAGGCGTACGCCCAGGATCGAGTCGCCGATCAGTGCGACACCCGCCTTGATGAGGACGGCGACCCCCGGTGGATGATCGAAGTACCCGGCGGCGAGGTGGCGTGACCAGTCCCAGTAGTACGTCTCGTCGGGAACCAGGGGGATGATCCCCGCCATGAAGAAGCGCAGGAGCCCGGACCCCGCGACCACGAGGAGGGCCAGGGGCCAGGCTGGCCGGCTCCCGCCCTGCGCCGCCCGGTCCGCCTCCGAAGTCCCGGGAGCTCCGGCCGATGTCGGGCGCGCTCGCATGGAACGAGCCAGCGCGATCGCCACGAACCCTCCCCAGATCCACGTCAGCCACGAGACGCGCTGGAGGGGGGAAAGATCCGTCAGGAGGTTCCACGCGGTCCGAGGGATCGACGCGAACGCCGATGCCGTCGTCTCCGCCCGTTCCGGCCGGCGCCGTTCGGCCACCTGAAC from Acidobacteriota bacterium includes:
- a CDS encoding Dyp-type peroxidase, whose protein sequence is MPTPQPGIIPGGNAHACFVVLRVAPTATRSAAAALNRAQAESLEIAALDSRARLVMNVGVGPEMWDRLSPTVRPKGLRPFKSLRAEGRSAPSTGGDVLLHIASLRHDMNFELASRLVRSMEGAEVAEEAHGFRYLDSRDLTGFIDGTENPVGEARAAVALIGDEDARFAGGSYAATQRYVHDLAAWRRVPVAEQEGIVGRTKPDSVELDERRMPATSHVSRTVIKADGVELKILRHSYPYGTLRESGLFFIAYGKTLDNFESMLARMMGTSGDGGRDRLMEFSRAVTGATFFVPSMEVLASLGK
- a CDS encoding heavy metal translocating P-type ATPase — protein: MTVDPKTARSAKGPDGRTYYFCAPRCLERFVSGALPRPAAPAVMTIGKIGSTPKPAAVGSVEARPFTCPMHPEIVKQGPGACPICGMALEPVEVAAGPEGNPELDAMTRRLKIAAALALPLLVLEMAPMIPGVPAHDGLGATSGAWLQLLLATPVVLWCGLPFWERGWASVVNRSPNMFTLIAMGIGVAYGSSLAATIAPWIFPPAFREADGSVPLYFEAAAVITALVLVGQVLELGARDRTGSAIRALLGLRPRTSRRLDAAGGEEEIPTEHVMPGDHLRIRPGEKFPVDGAVLEGTGTVDESMLTGEPVPVAKVAGARLAAGTINGTGSFVMRAERVGRDTLLAQIVKLVTESQRSRAPIQRLADSVAAWFVPAVVVAAGITFGVWATFGPDPRLAHALAAAVAVLIIACPCALGLATPMSILVGAGRGAMAGVLVRNAEALERLEKVDTLLVDKTGTLTDGKPKVVAIKAAASETEVLSLAAAVGAASEHPLSGAILAAARERSLAIPPATEFESITGKGIRGRVEGRRVAVGSRALLDDAPATDAAGLLEGAEEFRSHGWTAVFVVVDGSVAGLLAISDPVKTSTRPALRALKAEGLRVVMVTGDGVTTALAIGKELGIDDVMAGVLPAEKADVVARLQREGHVVAMAGDGINDAPALARADVGIAMGTGTDVAIESASITLLHGDLAGIARARRLSRATMGNIRQNLWLAFGYNVLAVPIAAGALYPVFGLLLSPMIASAAMSFSSVSVIANALRLRRVVL
- a CDS encoding AAA family ATPase, whose protein sequence is MLNSIHLRNFKSFSDSGEIRLAPLTLIFGRNNTGKSTILQSLLLLRQSLDSPGYGPRLNPRGPLYSVSSYADIVHGHQAKNHIQMAFEFEPEPRDKRPSGKIEFEFVGDEPQPPRINRLTITSPEVPPLEIRRGRGAGGPYELLIGHDRLGGEKSANFRFSVGRFLPAIGSEGFGKQPNQTRERVRGRARRLLLDFDFMLREMKAVGAFRRQPDRRYEYQGVLPGNVDLSGERVVAALIDDITRRKGRGELFRSVNRWLREVGQVRLLPLRRLSKAARIFEVRVRDRDSGRWANLSDVGFGISQAFPVIVEGLRTRPGAIFLVQEPEIHLHPDAQLAMADFLIGLVASGRQVIVETHSEHLLLRVRRAILGKRRGHGAGPNLTPESVSLIHVDARSDGTSHAQRLDIDSVGQVAGWPRGFMEEATKERLTILKAMASQVGIKAKR
- the ribA gene encoding GTP cyclohydrolase II, with the translated sequence MPITRLEDLVERDRDHDCEGFGEHKVCVRIAGVADLPSRFGEFRIVAFWNNRDAKEHVAVVRGDILGASDVPARLHSECLTGDVIGSFRCDCRDQLEQALRRIGSLDRGLVLYLRQEGRGIGLVNKIKAYALQDMGLDTVEANVALGFRDDERDYAIAAHMIHSLTVRSVQLMTNNPRKIEQLTHFGVTVSSRIPHVIPPNDHNRFYLQTKAIRSGHYIDSNGRARIPEQSDPVLVEGMTE
- a CDS encoding glycosyltransferase family 39 protein, yielding MGRQTGAARRHHLEESEQGPSPARRGAASPRWIVPAALSGALLVSAFFSTSPIHDPADAGTILPAHLHFSTRYLLISPYCDVMDSVSLFSSPQHAALLLAALAVLILARVRAARKRPAFNVRHELRILLAFVLGGAAFYAALLVGPRPMASLEVEDPDLVKVDFHSHTSASWDARSGFLASNNRAWHQDAGFDVSYVTDHQSYVIDHQLDVSTPQESHAAEFGELSNPAHAGAGTLLLRGLELSLWRKAIVIPGSPSLLRRSELEERMRTTGVRPEDAFPGALFVLPMPTDLPSTMPLRGKSPPPFAAIEISDGAPNGLQQSGRDRAAILALADRGNLAVVAGTNNHGWGRTVCAWNLLRIPEWRAMSPEAMDAAIVSSVLTNRRHAVQVAERRRPERAETTASAFASIPRTAWNLLTDLSPLQRVSWLTWIWGGFVAIALARSMRARPTSAGAPGTSEADRAAQGGSRPAWPLALLVVAGSGLLRFFMAGIIPLVPDETYYWDWSRHLAAGYFDHPPGVAVLIKAGVALIGDSILGVRLFPILAGVAACGLVVWMARRLGGDGAALRAALVLACLPFAAAGLVVATPDAPLLAALAASLACVLRAVEQPPGSRRAAMWWMAAGALCGLALASKYTAVLMPAGLLVALLATPSLRRHLATLWPYASGIVALAVFTPVIGWNAANGWASFAFQLHHGLGGEGGSGLARELSLLAGQAALGSPVLLTMIFVATIVSLRSAPPAPHRLLAILTDTTAVFFAVSALRKPVAPNWTGPAYLTGVVLLAITPGGPAWRRWLRIGTVVGAIFVAVIYAHAIYPVVRFRGSSDPIGRAYGWDALAEGAAQARAALGTVGARTVHVAADNYEDASELAFNLPDRPTVFALNLSGRPNEYDFWPGFTESARSGDALVLVLRQHRATPRAIALLSPHFESVRAGETVDLGRGRDAGSRRRIWILEGWRGTWPPPRAS